In Anaerolineales bacterium, one DNA window encodes the following:
- a CDS encoding dimethyl sulfoxide reductase anchor subunit, with product MNVREWALPVFTILMQVAIGAMFVLWLIREIMGPRINPGQLDRIIRNPILVISLTTVAAMISSHFHLSRPLHSFLAVLNFKSSWLSREIVFTLLFFLTTLLLWYLLNFENDRRKLAWGLGWLANLFGGIVVYCMARIYLLPTQVAWNSAAMTISFYVTTLLLGIMTIACLMMLDLKFAEIKNTWDVDLRAQVIKYSLGWFAVFSFGLVIASVIVTYFQIEYLRQGDIAARTSLRLLFDLYLPIFFMRLILLVTAASWLGHTAFQLYRRGAAPQGLIVPVYMSCLLILVAEIIGRFLFYATHVRVGI from the coding sequence ATGAATGTCCGTGAATGGGCCTTGCCTGTTTTTACGATCCTGATGCAAGTTGCGATTGGGGCCATGTTTGTTTTGTGGTTGATCCGCGAGATAATGGGGCCGCGGATAAACCCCGGCCAATTGGATCGAATTATCCGTAACCCTATTCTGGTCATCTCCCTGACAACGGTGGCGGCGATGATCAGTTCTCATTTTCACCTGAGCAGACCGCTGCATTCTTTTTTGGCTGTCCTTAACTTCAAATCGTCCTGGCTGAGCAGGGAAATCGTCTTTACACTTTTATTCTTTTTGACAACCCTGCTCCTGTGGTATCTGCTCAACTTTGAGAATGATCGCCGCAAACTGGCTTGGGGTCTTGGCTGGCTGGCCAACCTGTTCGGCGGGATTGTTGTTTATTGCATGGCGCGTATCTACCTGTTGCCCACCCAGGTTGCCTGGAATTCGGCCGCCATGACGATTTCGTTTTATGTGACCACTTTACTGCTGGGCATCATGACCATCGCCTGTCTGATGATGCTGGATTTGAAATTCGCAGAAATCAAAAATACATGGGATGTCGACCTGCGTGCCCAGGTCATCAAATACTCCTTGGGCTGGTTCGCGGTATTTTCCTTCGGGCTGGTGATTGCCAGCGTGATAGTCACCTATTTTCAAATTGAGTATTTACGGCAGGGGGATATCGCAGCCAGAACCAGCCTGCGCCTGCTATTTGATCTGTATCTGCCGATTTTTTTTATGCGCCTCATATTGCTTGTGACAGCGGCATCCTGGCTGGGCCACACTGCCTTCCAACTGTATCGCCGCGGGGCCGCTCCGCAGGGATTGATCGTGCCCGTTTATATGTCATGCCTGTTGATCCTGGTAGCGGAGATCATCGGGCGGTTTTTATTCTACGCCACCCACGTCCGTGTTGGGATTTAG
- a CDS encoding serine hydrolase — MITKLKRILVLMLLFFFVFFIAVLVSVSLYDSPEYARRILMYGQSDINDYYIFSRRPIDNGSEISELERNLGGLPKTITWYDPMVQKERTEKLDELFELTATNAFIVLRDDKIIYEGYFNGMGPDSIHTSFSSAKSFNSALIMAAVADGLIGSVNDPVIQYVPEITGRGFDNMTIRDLLLMSTGIRYVENPYLGPFGDDALTYYSPDLRRTAVRVRASVAPVGEAWHYNNYYPLLEGLVLERVTGVSVAEYLQERFWKPMGAEYPASWSLDSDVSGFEKMESGINARAVDFARFGSIFLHNGYWNGSQILPEDFVLESTSPDGAWDVSPGPEMSMYYKYHWWGLNNPDGTYDFTAAGRYGQFVYVAPRKNMVIVRLGDETDYPFSWLLFMQSLVNEME, encoded by the coding sequence ATGATAACAAAACTGAAACGAATCCTGGTATTGATGCTTCTGTTTTTTTTCGTTTTTTTTATCGCGGTGCTTGTCTCGGTCAGCCTGTACGACTCGCCCGAATATGCGCGGCGAATCTTGATGTATGGGCAGTCGGACATCAATGACTATTACATCTTTTCGAGACGGCCCATCGACAACGGCAGCGAAATTTCCGAACTGGAAAGGAACCTCGGTGGATTGCCAAAAACGATCACATGGTATGACCCGATGGTGCAAAAAGAACGAACCGAGAAGTTGGACGAACTCTTCGAATTGACAGCTACGAATGCCTTTATTGTCTTGCGCGATGACAAAATCATTTATGAAGGATATTTCAATGGGATGGGACCCGACTCGATCCATACATCTTTTTCATCCGCCAAATCGTTCAATTCGGCTTTGATCATGGCGGCTGTCGCAGACGGATTGATCGGATCAGTAAATGATCCCGTGATCCAATACGTCCCCGAAATTACGGGGCGCGGATTTGACAACATGACCATCCGCGACCTGCTGCTGATGAGCACCGGCATCCGGTATGTCGAGAATCCATATCTCGGTCCTTTTGGCGATGACGCACTGACGTATTACTCCCCCGACCTGCGTCGTACTGCCGTGCGCGTCCGCGCAAGCGTTGCGCCTGTCGGCGAAGCCTGGCACTACAACAATTACTATCCGCTCCTGGAGGGGCTCGTCCTCGAACGAGTGACCGGCGTGAGCGTGGCGGAATATTTGCAGGAACGGTTCTGGAAGCCGATGGGCGCGGAATATCCCGCCTCATGGAGTCTGGACAGCGATGTCTCGGGCTTTGAAAAAATGGAAAGCGGTATCAATGCCCGCGCCGTGGATTTTGCCCGCTTCGGCTCGATCTTTCTCCACAACGGGTACTGGAACGGATCGCAGATCCTTCCCGAGGATTTTGTACTCGAATCCACAAGCCCCGATGGCGCATGGGATGTTTCACCGGGACCGGAAATGTCCATGTATTACAAGTACCACTGGTGGGGACTGAACAACCCCGATGGAACCTATGACTTTACCGCCGCCGGCAGATATGGACAGTTCGTATACGTCGCACCGCGAAAGAACATGGTCATTGTCCGTCTTGGAGACGAGACGGATTATCCTTTCTCGTGGCTGTTGTTCATGCAAAGCCTGGTGAACGAGATGGAATAA
- a CDS encoding histidine kinase, whose protein sequence is MSLLHFFYGLSFEGLGLAAYLQFRRDGDFPLKRELPWLAAFGFVGGAAGWVDMFLTDGSIGGLESILGILRLVLHLLTGMLILRFGWGILNNLEPLPAWSIFIPGILIVPIAFVITFASTTFITPSPIEIPIEIWTRYLLYLPGSFMAGIGFLRQWYRHRKLQLYDVSKLMLGAGFAFLFEAIVMGLIVPAAPYGPASYYNYDRVVFNAFAGENFRGDQTYELGRWLDDQSVLNFTGLPIEIWRMLSALIVTFFVVKALDVFEAIRKRQLRALQEERDHAQQAAIESQIVARQTAETWTGMLVNISRRIAELDNVDDILLYITQNVRQVLKTDFAGVAILNQEHSILELKCYSDDVKTELVVNASVVVTNPQILNVMRSCQSYRSQGGEPVEMFEDVRFLESQKANALAIVPLKMESTIIGALWIARFKTQQFSETDLIWLESIADQVVIAIQHGLMTSQLQSFSITEERARIAREMHDGLAQVLGYLNLQVQTLESFLRQGKSANLQAELSQMRQAIQTAHADVRENILSLRTTLAQEKSLDTAVEEYLTEFGIQTGVETNFSYRVEGNLNLASVAEVQLICILQEALTNIRKHAKARHVSVVITNQGNEHRGHIHMQVIDDGVGFFHVNSKRNFGLQTMRERAESLGGTLMVKSRKRGGTQVECVLPCLPHERIRKPSLVIHG, encoded by the coding sequence ATGTCTCTCCTCCATTTTTTCTACGGCTTGTCTTTTGAGGGGTTGGGTCTGGCTGCCTATTTACAATTTAGAAGGGATGGAGATTTTCCACTTAAGCGTGAACTCCCCTGGCTGGCCGCTTTTGGCTTTGTCGGCGGCGCAGCCGGATGGGTGGATATGTTCCTTACAGACGGGTCTATTGGAGGATTGGAGAGCATCCTGGGTATTTTGCGCCTTGTACTTCATCTTTTAACGGGGATGCTAATTTTGCGTTTTGGCTGGGGCATTCTAAATAATCTGGAGCCACTGCCCGCCTGGAGTATCTTCATCCCCGGCATCCTCATTGTTCCAATTGCATTTGTCATCACCTTCGCTTCAACAACCTTTATCACCCCCTCCCCGATTGAAATCCCGATCGAAATCTGGACCCGTTATCTGCTCTACCTGCCCGGCAGTTTCATGGCTGGAATTGGATTCCTGCGGCAGTGGTATAGACATCGAAAATTGCAGCTGTATGATGTTTCCAAACTCATGCTCGGCGCGGGGTTTGCATTTTTATTTGAAGCAATTGTAATGGGATTGATTGTTCCAGCGGCGCCGTACGGCCCGGCCTCCTATTACAACTATGACCGCGTGGTTTTTAACGCATTCGCGGGGGAAAATTTCAGGGGAGACCAGACGTACGAACTGGGCCGATGGCTGGATGATCAAAGCGTCCTTAATTTTACCGGCCTGCCGATTGAAATATGGCGCATGTTATCCGCTCTGATCGTTACTTTTTTCGTGGTCAAGGCATTGGATGTGTTCGAGGCGATTCGCAAGCGTCAGTTACGGGCCTTGCAGGAGGAACGGGATCATGCGCAACAGGCTGCAATTGAATCCCAGATCGTTGCCCGCCAAACTGCAGAGACCTGGACGGGTATGCTGGTCAATATCAGTCGCCGCATCGCTGAACTTGATAATGTGGACGATATTTTGCTCTATATCACCCAGAATGTGCGCCAAGTATTGAAGACGGATTTTGCCGGGGTCGCGATTTTGAATCAGGAACATTCCATCCTGGAACTGAAGTGCTACTCTGATGATGTCAAAACCGAACTGGTGGTAAATGCATCCGTCGTAGTAACCAACCCGCAGATCCTGAACGTCATGCGCAGTTGCCAGTCATATCGGTCACAGGGTGGTGAACCTGTCGAAATGTTTGAGGATGTCCGTTTCCTCGAGAGTCAAAAAGCCAACGCCCTTGCGATTGTGCCGCTCAAAATGGAAAGTACGATTATCGGCGCACTATGGATCGCGCGTTTTAAAACACAGCAATTTTCCGAAACGGATCTGATCTGGCTGGAAAGTATCGCCGACCAGGTTGTGATCGCCATTCAGCACGGGCTGATGACCTCCCAGTTGCAGTCTTTTTCGATCACCGAAGAGCGTGCCCGCATTGCCCGCGAGATGCATGATGGCCTGGCACAAGTATTGGGCTATTTGAATTTGCAGGTCCAGACACTCGAGTCATTTTTGAGACAGGGTAAATCTGCAAATCTTCAAGCTGAACTTTCACAAATGCGTCAGGCAATCCAGACCGCCCATGCAGATGTGCGCGAGAACATCCTAAGCCTGCGCACCACCCTCGCCCAGGAGAAGAGCCTGGATACGGCTGTGGAGGAGTATTTGACGGAGTTCGGCATTCAGACCGGTGTTGAGACGAATTTTTCATATCGGGTCGAGGGAAACCTGAATCTTGCATCCGTTGCCGAGGTGCAGTTGATCTGCATCCTGCAGGAGGCGCTGACCAATATCCGTAAACATGCAAAGGCCCGTCATGTATCGGTGGTGATTACAAATCAAGGGAATGAACACCGGGGGCATATCCACATGCAGGTCATCGACGATGGCGTTGGTTTTTTTCATGTGAATTCGAAGCGTAATTTTGGTTTACAAACAATGCGCGAACGTGCCGAGAGTTTGGGCGGCACCTTGATGGTCAAGTCCAGGAAAAGGGGGGGCACACAGGTCGAGTGCGTCCTTCCATGCCTGCCCCACGAAAGAATAAGGAAGCCTAGTCTGGTGATTCATGGATGA
- a CDS encoding molybdopterin-dependent oxidoreductase: protein MTEKNFLTKTLNDTVLTRRSFLKWSAALGGTAVLAGGVNTGLKMAEAAAQTSAGKWVSAACWHNCGGRCLLKAHVVDGIVTSVKSDDTHEDSPDYPQQRACVRGRAQRKVVFGDDRLKYPMIRKNWAPGGGDKELRGKDEWVRISWEEAFDIYASEIKRVKEEFGNESIFTVHSGDMGRVLGLYGGYVNRWGSVSWGTWREDYPHLTGIPGTGDTSGNDRFRMRKAKLIVLWGVNSAVSSNGNPTYYYLQAKKAGTKFISIDPLYNDTAMALADEWIPIRPGTDTTMLLAMAYHMLENNLHDQEFLDKYTIGFDAGHMPEGADPKNNFKDYVLGKYDKQPKTPEWASEICGVPPEKIRWLAQEIATTKPTMIQTAGAPARINNGECLPQAMATVGWMTGNVGFVGSGVGPNMHNRAANAGGALVRAGSDGVKGIANPLNEAGTRQSAPNILNNCEMWEAILSGKYHAGYNDIRDIDVRMIISADFGDSLNQRTGTMKGIQAFRKVEFVAVQTLFLNTSAKYADLVLPVTSQWEQFGNFQTGDRDMLIFNGQVTEPLFEAKDDLEIAVEVGKRLGLNPEEIQPLSGMQMVYNRLAGAEVKLPDNSGFEPLLTITKEDIAEMGVEGEPQNGRITYQEFKEAGIYRVQRTANDKLGHTELSGFISDPEGKPLNTRTGKLQIYCDALSEWVKANGFNLKDPLPKYDPPIEGYEETYADWDNKVKGDYPLQLYTIHYQRRSHSSFDSVPWLREAFPQETFMNPKDAAERGIKNGDVIMITSKHGKVIRPVLLTNRIMPGVVTLGQGAWAQVDESSGIDLAGATNTLNGDYATGQGHTGHNTCIVQVEKYNGPIVLQPDSQWPQRIVFKEA, encoded by the coding sequence ATGACTGAAAAGAATTTCCTCACCAAAACCCTAAATGATACGGTACTCACCCGTCGCAGTTTCCTGAAATGGAGCGCGGCGCTTGGAGGTACCGCAGTATTGGCGGGTGGTGTGAACACTGGCCTGAAAATGGCTGAAGCGGCTGCGCAAACCTCTGCAGGAAAGTGGGTTTCTGCCGCCTGTTGGCATAACTGTGGCGGACGCTGTCTGCTTAAAGCACACGTCGTGGACGGCATTGTTACAAGTGTAAAATCAGACGATACGCATGAAGACAGCCCTGATTACCCTCAGCAAAGGGCATGCGTGCGCGGTCGTGCACAGCGAAAGGTCGTTTTTGGCGATGACCGCTTGAAATACCCCATGATCCGCAAGAATTGGGCACCCGGTGGCGGCGACAAGGAATTGCGCGGCAAGGATGAATGGGTGCGCATTTCATGGGAGGAAGCCTTTGATATTTATGCCAGCGAGATCAAGCGCGTCAAAGAGGAGTTTGGCAACGAATCCATCTTTACGGTACATTCAGGCGACATGGGCCGGGTGCTGGGCCTGTATGGCGGCTATGTAAACCGCTGGGGCAGTGTTTCCTGGGGAACCTGGCGTGAAGATTACCCTCATCTCACAGGCATTCCAGGAACCGGTGACACGTCTGGAAATGACCGCTTCAGAATGCGGAAAGCCAAGTTGATCGTGCTGTGGGGCGTGAATTCCGCCGTCTCCAGCAATGGCAACCCCACCTACTACTATCTGCAGGCAAAGAAAGCCGGCACCAAATTCATTTCAATCGACCCGTTATACAACGACACAGCCATGGCGCTGGCGGACGAGTGGATTCCCATTCGCCCGGGCACAGACACAACCATGTTGCTGGCCATGGCGTACCACATGCTCGAGAACAACCTGCACGATCAGGAGTTTCTCGATAAATACACGATTGGTTTCGATGCCGGGCACATGCCGGAAGGTGCTGACCCGAAAAATAATTTCAAGGATTATGTCCTTGGAAAATACGACAAACAGCCCAAGACCCCGGAATGGGCATCCGAAATCTGCGGTGTCCCGCCGGAGAAGATCCGCTGGCTGGCCCAGGAAATTGCTACCACCAAGCCAACCATGATCCAGACCGCTGGTGCGCCCGCGCGTATCAACAACGGCGAGTGCCTCCCGCAGGCCATGGCCACGGTAGGCTGGATGACCGGCAATGTCGGTTTTGTTGGCTCAGGCGTTGGCCCAAACATGCACAACCGCGCCGCCAATGCTGGCGGAGCACTTGTTAGAGCCGGCTCAGATGGCGTGAAGGGCATTGCCAATCCGCTGAACGAGGCTGGTACGCGCCAGAGCGCTCCCAACATCCTGAACAACTGTGAGATGTGGGAAGCCATCCTTTCCGGCAAATATCACGCCGGCTACAACGACATTCGCGATATTGATGTTCGCATGATCATCTCAGCAGACTTCGGAGATTCGCTGAACCAGAGAACTGGTACCATGAAAGGGATCCAGGCTTTCCGCAAAGTCGAATTCGTCGCGGTCCAGACGCTCTTCCTCAATACCTCGGCCAAGTATGCCGACCTTGTCCTGCCGGTCACCAGCCAGTGGGAGCAATTCGGCAACTTCCAAACCGGTGATCGCGATATGCTGATCTTCAACGGCCAGGTCACCGAACCGCTCTTCGAGGCCAAGGACGACCTGGAGATCGCCGTGGAAGTCGGCAAACGCCTCGGCTTGAATCCGGAAGAGATCCAGCCGCTCTCGGGTATGCAGATGGTCTACAACCGGCTTGCCGGTGCCGAGGTCAAGCTGCCGGACAACTCGGGGTTTGAACCGCTTCTGACCATCACGAAAGAGGATATCGCCGAGATGGGTGTGGAAGGCGAGCCGCAAAATGGCCGCATCACGTATCAGGAATTCAAGGAAGCCGGCATCTATCGCGTACAGCGCACTGCCAACGACAAGTTGGGCCACACCGAGTTATCAGGTTTCATTTCCGACCCGGAAGGCAAACCGCTCAATACAAGAACAGGCAAACTGCAAATCTATTGCGATGCGCTCTCAGAATGGGTCAAAGCAAATGGTTTCAATCTGAAAGACCCGCTGCCCAAGTACGATCCCCCCATTGAGGGGTATGAAGAAACCTATGCAGACTGGGACAACAAGGTCAAGGGCGACTATCCGCTACAGCTCTATACCATCCACTACCAGCGGCGCAGCCACTCTAGTTTCGACAGTGTTCCCTGGTTGCGCGAGGCTTTCCCTCAAGAGACTTTCATGAACCCCAAAGACGCAGCCGAACGCGGGATCAAGAACGGGGATGTGATCATGATCACAAGCAAACACGGGAAGGTTATTCGTCCGGTGCTCTTGACAAACAGAATCATGCCCGGTGTTGTCACGCTGGGACAGGGTGCCTGGGCTCAAGTCGACGAATCATCCGGCATTGATCTGGCGGGAGCGACCAATACCCTGAACGGCGATTACGCAACTGGTCAGGGACACACCGGCCACAACACCTGTATCGTTCAGGTGGAAAAATACAACGGTCCAATCGTATTGCAACCCGACTCCCAGTGGCCTCAGCGGATTGTCTTCAAGGAGGCATAA
- a CDS encoding cytochrome c produces the protein MIKMKQLSVFLIVLFALLVTACGSAEGNVAAPTARPYTPQTVQEGNEASGPIVGQPENGKALFDIHCIACHDIVEDGVAPGPALHLAGTRMEPDYVKESIIYPQAHDAYLEAELSAVDVDMPTDFAGLLTPQQLEDLVAYVLTLK, from the coding sequence ATGATAAAAATGAAACAGCTTTCCGTTTTCCTCATCGTCCTGTTTGCTTTGCTGGTCACAGCGTGCGGTTCGGCCGAAGGGAATGTCGCGGCCCCAACCGCACGACCATATACCCCCCAGACTGTTCAAGAGGGCAATGAGGCCTCAGGTCCAATCGTTGGACAGCCGGAGAATGGAAAGGCCTTGTTTGATATCCATTGCATTGCCTGCCATGACATTGTGGAAGATGGGGTTGCACCGGGCCCTGCTTTGCATCTGGCTGGCACCCGCATGGAGCCCGATTATGTCAAGGAATCCATAATTTACCCGCAGGCTCACGATGCCTATCTGGAGGCTGAACTCTCCGCCGTTGATGTGGATATGCCAACAGACTTCGCTGGTCTTTTAACCCCTCAACAACTAGAGGATCTTGTGGCTTATGTGTTGACCTTAAAGTAA
- a CDS encoding dimethyl sulfoxide reductase anchor subunit — MDIREWALLIFTILGQLAAGALLVLMIVRAYAAAKAGVKEADRMTDGPLFMVVPIMGLALLSSLLHLNNLGNVVKAVPNLGTSWLSREVVIAVTFVVIAGVYTLMQWRKIGPTILRDIIGWIATLIGLVQTYAMAMVYMIRTQPSWNTITTPITFFATTLLLGALAVALALVINYNSIQKKDAKAGEKQLDLLRGALQGIAITAIILLGIEFLVLPFYMAHLGSAALQSLKIMTETYGLTLVIRLLLVFLGAGVLATYLYRNASESGKEKTLTILSSSAFVLVLVAEVMGRFLFYATHVRIGL, encoded by the coding sequence ATGGATATTCGTGAATGGGCTCTACTGATCTTTACGATCCTTGGTCAGTTGGCAGCCGGTGCGTTGCTGGTATTAATGATTGTGCGCGCATACGCTGCGGCAAAGGCTGGGGTTAAGGAAGCCGACCGGATGACAGATGGTCCGCTCTTCATGGTCGTTCCGATCATGGGCCTGGCATTGTTGTCCTCGCTATTACACCTAAACAACCTGGGCAATGTTGTCAAGGCAGTTCCGAATTTGGGAACGTCCTGGCTGAGCCGTGAAGTCGTGATCGCCGTGACGTTTGTGGTGATCGCGGGTGTATATACCCTGATGCAATGGCGCAAGATTGGCCCCACCATCCTGCGCGATATCATTGGCTGGATCGCGACGTTGATTGGTCTCGTGCAAACCTACGCTATGGCCATGGTGTACATGATTCGCACCCAGCCGTCATGGAACACGATTACCACCCCAATCACCTTCTTCGCAACTACCCTGCTCTTGGGAGCGCTGGCCGTTGCACTTGCATTAGTGATCAACTACAACAGCATCCAGAAAAAAGACGCCAAGGCTGGCGAAAAACAATTGGACTTGTTGCGCGGCGCCCTGCAGGGTATTGCGATCACTGCGATCATTCTGCTGGGGATCGAGTTCCTGGTACTGCCATTCTATATGGCACATCTGGGATCTGCCGCCCTGCAAAGCCTCAAGATAATGACGGAAACCTATGGACTCACACTCGTCATCCGCCTGCTGCTGGTCTTCCTAGGAGCTGGTGTACTGGCAACCTATCTTTACCGCAACGCGTCAGAAAGTGGCAAGGAAAAGACACTGACCATCCTGTCATCCAGTGCTTTTGTGCTGGTACTGGTTGCGGAAGTGATGGGACGTTTCCTGTTCTATGCCACGCATGTACGGATCGGCCTGTAG
- the dmsB gene encoding dimethylsulfoxide reductase subunit B encodes MEKQLAFYFDASACTGCKACAIACKDRSDLPVGINWRKVYQYEGGGWVSHPENKDLLIPSNLFVYSVSTACMHCEKPICMEVCPATAITKREDGVVLIDNTKCIGCRYCEWACPYGAVQFNEEKGYMTKCDFCQDLQAKGQKPVCVDACVMRVLDVGELDELRAKYGNVSAIEPLPTSDLTEPAVVITPHKHAQTSGSGTGHILSVEES; translated from the coding sequence ATGGAAAAACAACTAGCTTTTTACTTTGATGCGAGTGCGTGCACCGGCTGCAAGGCATGTGCAATTGCCTGCAAAGATCGAAGCGACCTGCCAGTGGGCATCAACTGGCGCAAGGTCTATCAGTATGAAGGCGGCGGATGGGTTTCCCATCCGGAAAACAAGGATTTGCTGATCCCTAGCAATCTCTTTGTCTACTCCGTATCCACCGCCTGTATGCACTGCGAAAAACCCATTTGCATGGAGGTGTGTCCGGCGACTGCGATCACCAAGCGGGAGGATGGTGTTGTCCTGATCGACAATACCAAGTGCATCGGTTGTCGCTATTGTGAATGGGCCTGCCCGTATGGCGCTGTTCAGTTCAACGAGGAAAAGGGCTATATGACCAAGTGCGATTTCTGCCAGGATCTGCAGGCCAAAGGACAAAAACCGGTCTGTGTGGATGCCTGTGTCATGCGCGTCCTGGATGTCGGCGAACTGGATGAATTACGAGCTAAATACGGCAACGTGTCCGCCATTGAGCCGCTTCCAACGTCTGACCTGACTGAACCTGCTGTGGTAATCACACCGCACAAACACGCTCAAACAAGCGGCAGTGGAACAGGCCACATTCTGTCTGTAGAGGAGAGCTAA
- a CDS encoding response regulator transcription factor produces the protein MTIKVLIADDHKLFRQGLIGLMKTRDDLVEVVGEAETGEDAILLAEQLRPDVILMDIYMPQMDGLQAAKEIHERFPQIAIVMLTSSEKDGHLYEAVQIGAAGYLLKSLDANELFDLLNGLASGEPAMTRAMAGKLLKAVANRLADDEKGEQVLTERELFVLRLVASGATNSEIADKLSISINTVKSHLKNILEKLQLENRTQAAMYALKHGLVSPREN, from the coding sequence ATGACAATCAAGGTTTTAATTGCAGATGACCATAAACTCTTTCGCCAGGGGTTGATCGGCTTGATGAAAACCCGCGATGATCTTGTGGAAGTGGTGGGCGAGGCGGAAACAGGGGAAGACGCAATTCTCCTGGCGGAGCAACTACGCCCGGATGTGATCCTCATGGATATTTACATGCCGCAGATGGACGGTCTGCAAGCCGCGAAGGAGATCCATGAACGTTTTCCCCAGATCGCGATCGTCATGTTGACCTCCTCTGAAAAGGACGGCCATCTTTATGAGGCTGTGCAGATAGGGGCTGCAGGCTATTTGTTAAAAAGCCTGGATGCAAATGAATTATTCGATCTTCTGAATGGCTTAGCCAGCGGTGAACCAGCCATGACACGCGCCATGGCTGGCAAGCTTCTAAAAGCTGTCGCCAACCGTCTGGCGGACGATGAAAAAGGGGAGCAGGTACTCACAGAAAGGGAGTTATTCGTTCTGCGGCTGGTTGCAAGCGGAGCAACCAACTCCGAAATTGCAGACAAGCTTTCGATTTCGATCAATACGGTTAAAAGCCACTTGAAGAATATTCTCGAAAAACTGCAGTTGGAAAACCGCACCCAGGCTGCTATGTATGCCCTCAAACATGGGCTGGTCTCTCCTCGCGAAAACTAA
- the sigZ gene encoding RNA polymerase sigma factor SigZ → MLPSLETIYTDFHSKLHNFIAGRVSDPDTAEDILQDVFLKIHAHIGGLRETDRVESWIYQIARNAIVDHYRRSRPQDELSESLASPPNEEPDAASQLAASLKGVLDCLPDKYRETLELTELQGLSQVELAARLNITVSGAKSRVQRAREKLKEAFLDCCHFEFDRQGKIMEYHPKCEQCAK, encoded by the coding sequence ATGCTGCCCAGTCTTGAGACCATATACACCGATTTTCATTCCAAACTTCACAACTTCATCGCAGGGCGTGTCTCCGATCCCGACACTGCGGAAGATATCCTGCAGGATGTCTTCCTGAAGATCCATGCCCATATCGGCGGTCTGCGTGAGACGGATCGCGTTGAAAGTTGGATCTATCAGATCGCCCGCAACGCCATCGTTGACCATTACCGCCGCTCCCGCCCGCAGGATGAACTCTCCGAGTCGCTCGCTTCTCCCCCCAACGAGGAGCCTGATGCCGCGTCCCAGCTTGCGGCTTCGCTCAAAGGGGTGCTCGACTGTCTCCCCGACAAATACCGCGAAACATTGGAACTTACCGAACTGCAGGGGCTTTCCCAGGTCGAACTGGCAGCCAGACTCAATATAACGGTATCAGGCGCAAAGTCACGGGTGCAGCGGGCGCGGGAAAAACTCAAAGAGGCGTTCCTGGATTGCTGTCACTTCGAGTTCGACCGCCAGGGAAAAATCATGGAATACCATCCCAAATGCGAACAGTGTGCCAAATAA